A region from the Desmospora profundinema genome encodes:
- a CDS encoding HNH endonuclease has product MDRIQEYSWTQMAGNWAEKQMDLSCFKRGQTGLPKEHIRRFFEVPELTQGQVHTVTIRYGGREYDARIRIMANGGARLEWTGELQREIRERFPVIHRAFARGNDPGNTPVMIFEKVNHLYFEVSFRKPYHYDYDKSELRDNLQIREEAYTKEGKVIYVQHRRRERNSRIIKQAIERAQDLYGTLACEICTFDFAKRYGKEGEGYIEGHHKRALKSYDEEGEDTHVDDIALVCSNCHRIIHRRMPWKTVEEMKAIVNGLSS; this is encoded by the coding sequence TTGGACCGAATTCAGGAATACTCGTGGACCCAAATGGCCGGAAACTGGGCAGAAAAACAGATGGACTTATCCTGCTTTAAACGAGGACAGACGGGCCTTCCCAAAGAGCACATTCGCCGCTTTTTTGAAGTGCCCGAGTTGACACAGGGGCAAGTCCATACCGTGACCATCCGATACGGGGGTCGAGAATATGATGCAAGGATTCGTATCATGGCGAATGGAGGCGCTCGTCTGGAATGGACAGGCGAGTTGCAGCGCGAGATTCGGGAGCGGTTTCCTGTTATTCATCGGGCGTTTGCAAGAGGGAATGATCCGGGAAACACTCCGGTCATGATATTTGAAAAGGTGAACCATCTTTACTTTGAGGTATCGTTTCGTAAGCCGTATCACTACGACTATGATAAATCTGAACTGCGTGACAACCTCCAAATTCGCGAAGAAGCTTACACCAAAGAAGGGAAAGTGATATACGTCCAGCATCGCCGTAGGGAGAGAAATTCAAGGATTATCAAACAAGCGATTGAGCGCGCCCAGGATCTTTACGGTACGTTGGCGTGTGAAATCTGCACCTTTGACTTTGCTAAAAGATATGGAAAAGAAGGCGAGGGGTATATCGAGGGCCATCATAAGCGTGCCTTAAAATCCTATGATGAAGAAGGGGAAGACACCCATGTGGATGATATCGCCCTGGTTTGTTCCAACTGCCACCGGATCATTCATCGGCGGATGCCGTGGAAGACGGTGGAGGAGATGAAGGCGATTGTAAACGGGTTATCGTCTTGA
- a CDS encoding helicase-related protein has product MARLEDLTRGATVKGLTANGTVQIIDTEWYGHDVVNVIFKTSTGKVDGELLYRYREPDLEIVSSGGPWSFTADGESLRLASEAQRIRLAHLFDPHLAVHTSLIDPLPHQITAVYGEMLTRQPLRFLLADDPGAGKTIMAGLLIKELMIRGDLNHCLVVCPGNLTDQWQDELYRRFQLPFEILTNDRLEAARTGNAFTEIPLVIARLDKLSRNPDLLSKLEQTDWDLIICDEAHKMSASFFGGERKETKRYKLGKLLSRITRHFLLMSATPHNGKEEDFQLFLALLDGDRFEGRFRDGVHVSDVSDLMRRMVKEQLVKFDGTPLFPERRAYTVSYKLSDDEAELYHAVTEYVREEFNRADALENDGRKGTVGFALTILQRRLASSPEAIYQSLRRRRERLEKRLREEEILKRGGEVHFRKISRFTEEDWDDLEDAPSSEVEKLEEEVVDQASAARTLQELKAEIVILKDLERLAQKVRHSDTDIKWQKLSGLLQDDARMFDAAGHRRKLVIFTEHRDTLRYLAAKIRTLLGREEAVVTIQGGMGREERRKAQEAFTQDKNVQIMIATDAAGEGINLQRAHLMVNYDLPWNPNRLEQRFGRIHRIGQTEVCHLWNLLADETREGEVYLRLLQKLEAEREALGGSVFDVLGKAIDGVELRELLIEAIRYGDSQDVKARLKQVVEERLDHNRIRKLLDEKALTHNTINPLRIKEEMERAEARRLQPHFISAFFIEAFQKLGGFIRLREAGRYEITRVPPSIRNRDRQIGVGEAVMKRYERICFDKSLIHLPGKPPAAFVCPGHPLLDATIDLIMEKYRDTLKQGAILVNENDSGDEVRALCYLEHSIRDGCTDPSGERRVVSRRMQYIEIDDQGQAHHAGDAPYLDYRPLKKEEKELILPLLEGDWLTRDLEKQAIRHASAHLVPCHLQDIMGPKEKLVRKIRQAVRDRLLKEINYWDQRAADLKAQEEAGKINAKINSAKARERADELQARLQKRMKELDQEIQLSPLPPIVVGGALVIPGGLIRQLKGELRTEPGRFARETERVEQMAMETVMEAEQALGFVPRDVSKDNCGYDIESVVPETGQLRFIEVKGRIEGADTVTVTKNEIIRGLNKPDEFILALVQVPLEESSETDPLKVRERGIPYGYDAKICNARYVRRPFQQPPDFAATSVNYNWKKLWEQGVEPDATAEEKTNRSGIAAGSDQ; this is encoded by the coding sequence TTGGCCCGTCTGGAAGACCTTACACGCGGTGCGACGGTAAAAGGACTCACAGCCAACGGAACGGTACAAATTATTGACACGGAATGGTACGGTCACGATGTGGTAAACGTCATCTTTAAGACTTCTACCGGAAAAGTGGACGGCGAACTGCTTTATCGTTATCGAGAGCCGGATTTGGAAATTGTGAGCTCAGGTGGTCCCTGGAGCTTCACCGCCGACGGGGAATCTCTGCGTCTCGCTTCTGAAGCTCAACGAATTCGCCTGGCCCATCTTTTCGATCCCCACCTTGCTGTACATACCTCACTTATCGACCCTTTACCTCATCAGATCACAGCGGTATACGGGGAGATGCTGACCCGACAACCCCTACGATTTCTGTTGGCGGATGACCCCGGGGCTGGGAAAACGATCATGGCCGGGCTTTTGATCAAAGAGCTGATGATCCGGGGGGATCTAAACCATTGTTTGGTTGTTTGTCCTGGCAATTTGACCGATCAGTGGCAGGATGAACTGTACCGCCGGTTTCAGCTTCCTTTTGAAATTTTGACTAATGACCGGCTGGAGGCGGCTCGAACGGGAAATGCCTTTACCGAGATACCGCTGGTAATCGCCCGTCTCGATAAACTGAGCCGCAATCCGGACCTACTATCCAAGCTGGAGCAGACTGACTGGGATCTTATCATTTGCGACGAGGCCCACAAGATGTCAGCTTCCTTTTTCGGAGGGGAACGGAAGGAAACGAAACGATACAAGTTAGGCAAGCTCCTTTCTCGGATCACCCGTCATTTTCTACTGATGAGTGCCACCCCGCATAACGGGAAAGAGGAGGATTTCCAGCTCTTTTTGGCGTTGCTGGACGGTGATCGGTTTGAGGGGCGCTTTCGCGACGGGGTTCATGTGTCCGACGTTTCCGACCTAATGCGGCGTATGGTCAAGGAACAGCTGGTGAAGTTTGACGGCACCCCCCTGTTTCCGGAACGACGTGCCTATACCGTCTCTTATAAGCTTTCCGACGATGAGGCAGAGTTGTACCATGCGGTGACAGAGTATGTCCGGGAAGAGTTTAACCGGGCGGACGCACTGGAGAATGATGGCCGGAAAGGGACCGTCGGCTTCGCACTGACAATCTTGCAACGGCGGTTGGCGTCATCCCCGGAAGCGATCTATCAGTCTCTCCGCCGTCGGCGGGAACGTCTAGAAAAGCGACTCCGGGAGGAAGAAATCCTGAAGCGGGGTGGAGAGGTCCACTTCCGAAAGATATCGAGATTCACGGAAGAGGATTGGGATGATCTCGAAGACGCCCCCAGTTCGGAAGTGGAGAAGCTGGAAGAAGAAGTGGTGGATCAAGCGTCGGCGGCGCGTACGCTACAGGAGTTGAAGGCGGAGATCGTCATCCTGAAAGACCTGGAGCGCTTGGCGCAAAAAGTCCGGCATAGCGACACCGATATAAAGTGGCAAAAACTTTCCGGTCTGCTTCAGGATGACGCCCGCATGTTCGATGCAGCGGGTCACCGCCGTAAGTTGGTCATCTTTACCGAACACCGGGACACCCTTCGATACCTGGCCGCTAAAATTCGAACCCTCCTGGGACGCGAGGAAGCCGTGGTGACCATCCAAGGTGGGATGGGTCGGGAAGAACGTCGCAAAGCCCAGGAAGCTTTTACCCAGGATAAAAACGTTCAGATCATGATTGCCACAGATGCCGCCGGTGAAGGGATCAATTTGCAGCGGGCTCACTTGATGGTCAATTATGATCTCCCCTGGAATCCCAATCGGCTGGAGCAACGGTTCGGCCGTATTCATCGGATTGGCCAGACAGAAGTTTGTCATCTGTGGAACCTCCTTGCCGACGAGACCCGGGAAGGGGAGGTCTACCTCCGGCTCCTGCAGAAGCTGGAGGCCGAACGGGAGGCTTTGGGAGGGAGTGTCTTTGATGTCCTGGGCAAAGCCATCGACGGGGTGGAACTGAGGGAACTATTGATTGAAGCGATCCGTTACGGAGACAGTCAGGATGTGAAAGCTCGTCTTAAGCAGGTAGTGGAAGAAAGGCTGGACCACAACCGTATCCGGAAACTATTGGATGAAAAAGCCCTTACCCACAACACGATCAACCCCCTCCGGATTAAAGAGGAGATGGAGCGCGCAGAAGCACGACGCCTTCAGCCCCATTTTATTTCCGCTTTCTTCATCGAGGCATTTCAAAAATTGGGTGGCTTCATCCGTCTGCGGGAAGCGGGTCGGTATGAGATTACCCGGGTTCCTCCTTCCATCCGCAACCGAGATCGGCAGATTGGGGTCGGGGAAGCGGTGATGAAACGCTATGAACGGATCTGTTTCGATAAATCGCTGATCCATCTTCCGGGAAAACCCCCTGCTGCCTTTGTCTGTCCGGGCCATCCCCTGTTGGATGCTACCATCGATCTTATTATGGAGAAATACCGGGATACGTTGAAACAGGGAGCCATCCTGGTGAATGAGAACGATTCAGGGGATGAGGTTCGCGCTCTCTGTTATCTGGAACACTCCATCCGGGACGGCTGCACCGATCCGTCGGGAGAGCGGCGGGTGGTTTCCCGACGGATGCAGTACATTGAGATTGACGACCAGGGTCAGGCCCATCACGCTGGAGATGCTCCCTACCTGGATTACCGCCCTTTGAAGAAAGAGGAAAAGGAGCTCATCCTTCCCCTGCTGGAGGGGGATTGGTTGACACGGGATCTAGAGAAACAGGCGATCCGTCATGCCAGCGCTCATCTGGTCCCCTGTCATTTGCAAGATATCATGGGGCCGAAGGAAAAGTTGGTTCGTAAGATCCGACAGGCGGTCCGGGATCGGCTGTTGAAGGAGATTAACTATTGGGATCAACGGGCCGCCGATCTGAAAGCCCAGGAAGAGGCGGGCAAAATTAATGCCAAAATTAATTCTGCCAAAGCCCGTGAACGGGCGGATGAATTGCAGGCTCGCCTGCAAAAACGGATGAAAGAACTAGATCAAGAGATTCAGCTCTCCCCCTTGCCTCCCATCGTCGTCGGTGGAGCTCTCGTTATCCCCGGTGGCCTCATCCGTCAGCTGAAAGGAGAGCTACGGACTGAACCGGGACGTTTCGCCCGGGAGACGGAGCGGGTGGAGCAGATGGCGATGGAGACGGTGATGGAAGCAGAGCAGGCTCTCGGCTTTGTACCCCGGGATGTTAGCAAAGACAACTGTGGCTATGATATTGAATCGGTGGTGCCAGAGACGGGGCAGCTCCGGTTCATCGAAGTGAAAGGCCGGATTGAGGGCGCCGATACCGTCACCGTCACCAAGAATGAGATCATCAGAGGGCTGAACAAACCCGACGAGTTCATCCTGGCGCTGGTACAGGTTCCTTTGGAGGAATCATCTGAAACGGACCCATTGAAGGTGCGGGAGCGAGGCATTCCCTACGGATACGACGCTAAGATCTGCAATGCTCGCTATGTCCGTCGGCCCTTCCAACAACCCCCTGACTTTGCTGCCACTAGTGTGAACTATAATTGGAAGAAACTTTGGGAACAAGGAGTCGAACCGGATGCAACAGCAGAAGAAAAAACTAATCGAAGTGGCATTGCCGCTGGAAGCGATCAATAA
- a CDS encoding DUF1156 domain-containing protein, translated as MQQQKKKLIEVALPLEAINKELAREKSIRHGHPSTLHLWWARRPLAACRAVLFAQLVDDPSSHPDRFPKEEDQDRERLRLFNIIEKLVKWENINDEEVLEEAREEIRKSTGGNPPPVLDPFAGGGSIPLEAQRLGLEAHASDLNPVAVLINKALIEIPPKFAGQLPVHPGQETERDLSEWKGAWGLAEGVRYYGKWMRDEAEKRIGHLYPKVKLPEEQGGGEATVIAWLWARTVASPNPACKGAHVPLVRSFWLSKKKGKEAWVEPLVDRERNTYRFEVRMGKGNPRDGTVNRRGGTCLLSGVPMPFNYIRTEGKAGRMKFRLMAIVAEGSNGRVYLPPTEEHEEIARRAIPDWKPEADLPVNPRDFKTPNYGMNTFADLFTPRQLVALNTFSDLVGEAREQVRRDATAFGLSDDGVSLKDGGTGAAAYADAVATYLAFAVDRVADRGSTICSWDTGYVKVRNTFGRQAIPMTWDFAESNPMSNSTGNFNGAVHWIVEVVRETPCCTRGSVKQADSTAPIRRIDQPIISTDPPYYDNIGYADLSDFFYVWLRRSLQGIYPDLFSTMLVPKSEELVATPYRFDGDKKKAQSFFENGLRQAFTRMRETAHPEFPLTVYYAFKQAEAAAASGKEGEQAVASTGWETMLEGLIRSGFSITGTWPMRTELGNRMVASGTNALASSIVLVCRPRPEDTRPITRRDFLRALKRELPDALRDLQQGNIAPVDMAQAAIGPGMAVFSRYGKVIESDGTAMRVRTALALINQTLDEFLAEQEGEFDSDTRWALSWFEQHGMERGPYGEAETLSTARNTSVEGLVEAGILEAKSGKVRLLKREELLEDWNPNEDDRVTVWEAVQYLIRALETDGETGAATLFRQLGETGEAARDLAYRLYTLCERKGWAQEALAYNGLVTSWPHITDLATREEIAPPGQDSLNFNS; from the coding sequence ATGCAACAGCAGAAGAAAAAACTAATCGAAGTGGCATTGCCGCTGGAAGCGATCAATAAAGAGTTGGCCCGGGAGAAATCGATCCGCCACGGCCACCCCTCCACCCTGCACCTGTGGTGGGCCCGCCGTCCTCTGGCTGCCTGCCGGGCGGTCCTTTTCGCCCAGCTGGTGGATGATCCCTCCAGCCATCCCGACCGCTTCCCCAAGGAAGAGGATCAGGACCGAGAGCGGCTGCGCCTTTTCAACATAATTGAAAAACTGGTGAAATGGGAAAACATTAACGATGAGGAAGTCCTGGAAGAAGCACGGGAAGAAATCCGTAAAAGCACTGGCGGTAATCCACCGCCAGTGCTGGATCCTTTCGCCGGTGGCGGCTCCATCCCCCTGGAAGCTCAGCGGTTGGGATTAGAGGCCCATGCCAGCGACCTGAACCCGGTGGCGGTGCTGATTAACAAGGCGTTGATCGAGATTCCGCCCAAATTTGCTGGACAACTTCCCGTTCATCCCGGTCAAGAGACGGAGCGCGATCTGAGTGAATGGAAAGGAGCCTGGGGCCTCGCAGAAGGTGTTCGCTATTACGGAAAATGGATGCGGGACGAGGCGGAGAAACGAATCGGCCACCTCTACCCCAAAGTGAAACTGCCGGAGGAGCAGGGTGGCGGGGAAGCCACAGTGATCGCCTGGCTTTGGGCCCGTACCGTCGCCAGCCCCAACCCGGCCTGCAAGGGAGCTCATGTTCCTCTGGTCCGCTCTTTTTGGCTGTCGAAGAAGAAGGGGAAGGAAGCCTGGGTGGAACCATTGGTGGATCGGGAGAGGAATACCTACCGGTTTGAAGTACGGATGGGGAAAGGGAACCCCCGGGACGGGACCGTCAACCGGCGGGGTGGAACCTGCTTGCTCTCGGGGGTACCCATGCCTTTTAATTATATTCGTACCGAAGGGAAGGCTGGACGAATGAAGTTCCGGCTGATGGCGATTGTGGCTGAAGGATCGAACGGAAGGGTGTATCTCCCACCGACAGAGGAGCATGAGGAGATCGCAAGAAGAGCGATTCCGGATTGGAAGCCAGAAGCTGACTTGCCGGTTAATCCCCGTGATTTTAAAACTCCTAATTACGGGATGAATACGTTTGCGGATCTGTTTACCCCCCGCCAGCTGGTCGCCTTGAATACCTTCAGCGATTTGGTGGGGGAGGCCCGGGAGCAGGTGCGGCGGGACGCCACCGCCTTCGGCCTATCTGATGACGGCGTTTCCTTGAAGGACGGCGGTACCGGGGCGGCGGCTTATGCCGATGCGGTGGCTACGTATTTGGCATTTGCCGTGGATCGGGTTGCGGATAGAGGTTCAACAATTTGTAGCTGGGATACAGGATATGTTAAGGTTCGAAATACTTTTGGACGTCAAGCCATTCCCATGACATGGGATTTTGCGGAATCGAATCCCATGAGCAATTCTACCGGGAATTTTAATGGCGCGGTCCATTGGATTGTTGAAGTTGTTAGAGAGACTCCCTGTTGTACAAGAGGATCTGTAAAACAGGCCGATTCGACTGCCCCGATCAGAAGGATTGATCAACCAATCATCTCCACTGATCCACCCTATTATGACAATATCGGTTATGCGGACTTATCTGATTTCTTCTATGTGTGGCTCCGCCGCTCGTTGCAAGGGATTTACCCTGATTTGTTCAGTACGATGTTGGTTCCTAAATCGGAGGAACTGGTGGCCACGCCCTACCGTTTTGACGGAGACAAAAAGAAAGCGCAGTCCTTCTTTGAAAATGGGTTGCGTCAAGCCTTCACTAGGATGCGGGAGACGGCCCATCCCGAATTCCCCTTGACTGTCTATTACGCCTTTAAACAGGCGGAAGCGGCGGCCGCATCGGGCAAGGAAGGGGAGCAAGCGGTTGCTTCCACAGGGTGGGAGACGATGCTGGAAGGTTTGATCCGATCAGGTTTCTCCATCACCGGAACGTGGCCGATGCGGACAGAATTAGGTAACCGGATGGTTGCGAGCGGTACCAACGCTCTCGCCTCCTCCATCGTCCTCGTCTGCCGTCCCCGTCCGGAGGACACCCGTCCCATCACACGGCGGGATTTCCTACGGGCCTTAAAGCGGGAGTTGCCCGATGCTCTGCGGGATTTGCAACAAGGGAACATCGCCCCCGTGGATATGGCCCAGGCGGCGATCGGCCCCGGAATGGCCGTCTTCTCCCGCTACGGCAAGGTGATTGAGTCCGACGGAACCGCGATGCGTGTGCGGACGGCGCTGGCTCTTATCAATCAGACCCTTGACGAGTTTCTCGCTGAGCAGGAGGGGGAGTTTGACTCTGACACCCGCTGGGCTCTCTCCTGGTTTGAGCAGCACGGGATGGAGAGAGGACCTTACGGGGAGGCGGAGACCCTGTCCACGGCTCGGAACACTTCTGTGGAGGGTCTGGTGGAAGCCGGTATCCTGGAAGCAAAGAGCGGCAAAGTACGCCTGTTGAAACGGGAAGAGCTCCTGGAAGACTGGAATCCGAATGAGGATGATCGGGTGACGGTGTGGGAGGCGGTTCAGTATCTGATCCGAGCCTTAGAGACGGACGGGGAGACAGGTGCGGCCACTCTTTTTCGTCAGCTGGGGGAAACCGGAGAAGCCGCCCGGGATTTAGCTTATCGCCTCTACACCCTCTGCGAGCGAAAAGGTTGGGCACAGGAAGCCCTTGCATACAACGGGCTGGTTACTTCCTGGCCCCATATCACCGACCTTGCCACTCGGGAAGAAATAGCTCCCCCGGGACAGGACAGTCTTAACTTTAACTCGTAA
- a CDS encoding Swt1 family HEPN domain-containing protein — translation MAVSNSERIGKGLELLKQGLAPFIEREMNGRYGPAWKEKTEEILRQAMSWQGKDGAEVLMDVQAMFVLIGNLWHDVFGKPLGRSERTLVFELRDVRNNWAHQQSFSTDDAYRALDSMERLLTAISAKEAREVGEMKQELLRNSFAEKARWEKRKASSTPIQGQPSTGLKPWREIVTPHPDVSSGRYQQAEFAADLAQVHRGEGAPEYSDPKEFFRRTFLTEGLSNLLKDALLRTAGKGGAPAVELQTNFGGGKTHSMLALYHLFGKTPPQELAGVEELMQETGVDWARAYRAVLVGTALSPGQTDKKEDGTVVHTLWGEMAWQLGGVEGYAMVAESDQKGISPGSDVLQVLFTQYSPSLILIDEWVRYVGQTYEKRDLPAGSFDANITFAQALTEAAKRSPGALVVASIPSSDIEMGGEGGREALARLKNTFSRLQSAWSPASTEEGFEIVRRRLFEPISEQHRFAARDAVINGYAQLYREQTQEFPSECKEGDYRRRMEAAYPIHPELFDRLYGSWSSLDKFQRTRGVLRLMAAVIHTLWERNDSSLLIMPGMIPVDEPSVQSELTKYLDDPWRPVIERDVDGVGSLPLSLERGNPNLARYSAARRVARTIYMGSAPHERANNRGIEEKTIKLGCVQPGESAATFGDALRRLTDQATHLYVDGKRYWYSTQPSVTRLGQDRAEQQDEETVKEELLRRLRSQQRDRGEFTAVHIAPESGADIPDETTARLVILGPNYPHSARNEESPARIEANNILNQRGSGPRLYRNMLMFLAPDRTRLEELNQSIRQYLAWESIMDEEVELNLDAFQRKQADTKRKQANDAVQTRLQETYIWLLNPTQDDQGPVEWEESRLKGSETLAKRASKKLLEEEGLITQFAAFRLRMALNKYYFLDSNHVGLKRLWEDFASYLYLPRLRDRQVLIEAVEDGIRQISIEDTFAYAEGWDEKRGRYLNLQTVNTEPRVMMNGDSVIVAPEAALKQEKEDEEKRRIVTVRGENGNQRENGGGEIDGSAARGNGSPVTPRETGNDDITGKPSPDLLPQPEKKLRRFFGTVQLDPVRFISNANDIANEIIQHLQKLDGAEVEIRVDIEAYLPDGAKEDVVRTVTENSRTLKFKSFGFEEE, via the coding sequence ATGGCCGTAAGCAATTCAGAACGGATCGGAAAAGGCTTGGAACTGCTGAAACAGGGCCTGGCCCCCTTTATCGAACGGGAGATGAATGGCCGTTACGGACCCGCCTGGAAAGAGAAGACGGAGGAAATTCTGCGCCAGGCCATGAGCTGGCAGGGAAAGGACGGGGCCGAAGTGTTGATGGATGTGCAGGCGATGTTCGTCCTGATCGGCAACTTATGGCACGATGTCTTCGGGAAGCCCCTGGGCCGATCAGAACGCACACTTGTTTTTGAGTTGCGGGATGTGCGGAACAACTGGGCCCACCAGCAATCCTTCTCCACCGATGATGCTTACCGGGCCCTGGACAGTATGGAACGGTTATTGACCGCCATTTCGGCGAAGGAAGCCAGGGAAGTCGGCGAGATGAAACAGGAGCTTCTCCGAAACAGCTTTGCCGAAAAAGCTCGGTGGGAAAAACGGAAAGCCTCTTCCACCCCGATTCAAGGACAACCCTCTACCGGTCTTAAGCCCTGGCGAGAGATTGTCACCCCCCACCCGGATGTCTCCTCGGGGAGATATCAGCAGGCGGAGTTTGCCGCTGATCTGGCACAGGTGCACCGGGGAGAAGGTGCACCGGAATATAGTGATCCAAAGGAATTTTTCCGTCGGACCTTTCTTACGGAGGGACTTAGTAACCTGTTGAAGGATGCCCTGCTTCGAACCGCCGGAAAGGGTGGTGCACCGGCAGTGGAACTGCAGACCAACTTCGGTGGTGGGAAAACCCACTCCATGTTGGCACTGTATCATCTCTTTGGAAAGACTCCGCCTCAAGAGCTGGCTGGTGTGGAAGAGTTAATGCAGGAAACCGGCGTGGATTGGGCCCGGGCTTACCGGGCGGTACTGGTCGGAACGGCTCTGTCTCCGGGTCAGACCGATAAAAAAGAAGACGGTACTGTGGTCCATACCCTGTGGGGAGAGATGGCCTGGCAACTGGGAGGGGTCGAAGGATATGCTATGGTGGCGGAATCTGACCAAAAAGGAATCAGTCCGGGTTCGGATGTCCTACAGGTGCTTTTCACTCAGTATTCCCCCAGCCTGATCTTGATCGATGAATGGGTCCGCTATGTAGGACAGACCTATGAGAAAAGGGATCTACCCGCCGGTTCCTTCGATGCAAACATCACTTTTGCCCAGGCCTTGACGGAAGCGGCAAAACGTTCCCCTGGTGCACTAGTGGTGGCTAGTATTCCCTCATCGGATATCGAGATGGGCGGGGAAGGGGGGCGGGAAGCACTCGCTCGGTTGAAAAACACCTTCTCTCGCCTCCAGTCCGCCTGGAGTCCAGCTAGTACGGAAGAGGGCTTTGAGATTGTACGGCGTCGGTTGTTTGAACCGATCTCCGAACAACATAGATTTGCAGCCCGAGACGCAGTGATCAATGGATATGCCCAGCTGTACCGGGAGCAGACCCAGGAGTTTCCATCGGAATGTAAAGAAGGAGATTACCGCCGACGGATGGAGGCGGCCTACCCCATTCATCCGGAGCTTTTTGACCGCCTGTATGGTTCCTGGTCCAGTCTGGACAAGTTTCAGCGGACCCGGGGAGTTCTGCGGTTGATGGCCGCGGTTATCCATACCCTCTGGGAGCGGAACGACAGCAGTCTTCTGATCATGCCCGGGATGATCCCGGTAGACGAGCCCTCCGTTCAGTCTGAACTGACCAAATATCTGGATGACCCCTGGAGACCGGTGATCGAACGGGATGTGGACGGTGTCGGTTCTCTGCCACTCTCCCTAGAGCGAGGGAACCCCAATCTCGCTCGTTACTCTGCTGCCCGTCGCGTGGCTCGTACCATCTATATGGGGTCAGCCCCCCATGAACGGGCCAACAACCGGGGGATTGAGGAGAAGACTATCAAATTGGGGTGTGTCCAGCCAGGAGAAAGCGCAGCCACATTCGGAGATGCGCTCCGCCGTCTGACCGATCAGGCGACTCATCTGTATGTGGACGGAAAGCGCTACTGGTATTCCACTCAGCCTAGTGTAACTCGATTGGGTCAGGACCGGGCCGAGCAACAGGATGAGGAGACCGTCAAGGAGGAATTACTCCGACGGCTTCGCTCCCAGCAGCGGGACCGGGGAGAGTTTACTGCTGTCCATATCGCACCGGAATCGGGTGCCGACATTCCTGATGAGACCACGGCCCGTTTGGTAATCCTGGGACCGAATTATCCCCATTCGGCAAGGAATGAAGAAAGTCCGGCGAGGATCGAGGCGAACAACATTCTTAACCAGAGAGGCAGCGGTCCGCGCCTCTATCGGAACATGCTGATGTTCCTCGCCCCGGATCGCACCCGATTGGAGGAACTAAACCAATCCATCCGCCAATACTTGGCCTGGGAGTCCATCATGGATGAGGAAGTAGAACTCAACCTAGATGCTTTTCAGCGGAAACAAGCGGATACTAAGCGAAAACAAGCGAATGATGCGGTTCAAACCCGCTTACAGGAGACGTATATCTGGCTGCTAAATCCGACCCAGGATGACCAGGGGCCGGTGGAGTGGGAAGAAAGCCGCCTGAAAGGATCGGAGACGCTGGCAAAGCGGGCCAGCAAGAAACTTCTTGAGGAAGAGGGTCTTATCACCCAATTTGCCGCATTCCGCTTGCGAATGGCATTAAATAAATACTACTTTCTGGATAGCAACCATGTGGGGTTAAAGAGACTGTGGGAAGACTTCGCTTCCTACCTTTACCTCCCCCGTCTTAGGGACCGACAGGTATTGATCGAAGCGGTGGAAGATGGTATCCGTCAGATCAGCATCGAGGATACATTTGCTTATGCGGAAGGTTGGGACGAAAAACGAGGGCGTTATCTTAACCTGCAAACCGTAAACACCGAACCCCGTGTAATGATGAACGGAGACTCCGTGATCGTAGCACCCGAAGCTGCATTGAAGCAGGAGAAGGAAGACGAGGAAAAGCGGCGGATAGTTACGGTCCGTGGAGAAAACGGTAATCAAAGAGAAAATGGGGGAGGAGAAATCGATGGAAGCGCCGCCAGGGGAAATGGATCCCCGGTTACTCCCAGGGAAACCGGCAATGATGATATAACCGGAAAACCTTCACCTGATCTCCTGCCGCAGCCTGAGAAAAAACTGCGTCGTTTCTTCGGAACTGTCCAACTGGATCCGGTCCGTTTTATAAGCAACGCCAATGACATCGCGAACGAAATCATTCAGCACCTGCAGAAACTAGATGGAGCCGAGGTGGAGATTCGCGTTGATATTGAAGCATATCTTCCCGACGGTGCTAAAGAAGATGTGGTTCGGACAGTCACGGAGAACAGTCGGACGTTAAAGTTTAAGAGCTTTGGATTTGAAGAGGAATAA